GTTGGCGACGGTGATTGTGGTCGCAGGGGTTGGGGTGTTAATCGCCGGACATCCGCTGGCGCTTTCACTGCTGACCGTTTCAGGTGCGCTTTACTTACTGTGGCTGGGCATCACGATTTTACGCCATCCTGCTACGGTCAACGCAGGTACGCAGCAAACGGGAAGCTGGAACACATGGGCGGTTAAAGGGTTGTGTATTAGCGGGCTTAATCCAAAAGTATTTCTGCTGTTTTTGGCTCTACTCCCGCAATTCACCGATCCTAAAGGCAGCTGGTCGGTGCCTCTGCAAATGTCGGCGCTGGCTGTGATGCACTTGTTCACCTGCACGTTAATCTATTTGCTGGTCGGCTACGGCTCGCGGGCAATCTTAGCCGCCCGCCCGCAGGCCGCGCGCAGAGTCAGCATCGCCTCCGGAGGAATAATGGTGGTGATATCACTGCTCCTGATTTACGGGCAGTTCAGATAACAAAACACCGGCAGAAGCCGGTGTTTTGTTTTCAGGCGCGGATATCATCATATTCGCGCGTCTTATCAAACTCGTGTTTAGCGAACGGACACAGCGGGATAACCTTGCGGTTTTCAGCGCGCATTTTTTCGACGACTTTCGCCACCAGCTTTTTGCCCACGCCCTGCCCTTTCAGGCTCTCGTCCACATCGGTATGTTCGATAATGCTCAGATGCTCGCCGGTCGGAACAAATACAATTTCGGCAACCTGATTCCCCTGCGCATCATTGACGTAGAACTTATTGTGGCCTTCCAGAATATTCATGGTTCCTCGCTTATTTTTGGCGATACTTCAGCGCACCGCTCGGGCAGGTATCAATCACTCTCTTGACCGTATCGACATCCACTTCATCCGGGATGATCCACGGCTTACGTTTCAGATTAAACAGCTTGCTGCTGCCACGCACGCAGTTTCCTGAGTGCTGGCACATGCCCGTGTTGAAGTAGACATCAATCTTTTCCCCGGTATACGCCCGGTATCCCGCTTCCAGTAAATCCTTATCCATGACATTGCCTCTGTTATTTTTATACGTTCGGAATAAGCATAGCGCTGATAGAAACAAGGAGCTATCTCTCTACCGTTTCGCAGAACTCTACGGGGTTGTGGATGTTGTCACTGGGCCAAACTGCGCGGTGAAAAGGAAACACATGGACGCACATCTCAGGGATAATTCCCCCTTAATTTACGTAGGTATCCATTAAAACTCACGCTCTGTTCGTGATATTTAAAACCAAGTGATTATCATGCAGTAAGAAACACCGCAGAGGTGAAATTTAGGAAATTTTGACATGTTAAAAACACAGCTTAAGCAAACAGAACTCATTTGCAAGATGATGTTAGGTGCTACGATCCTTGCAACCTCAACCGCCTCCTATGCTCTTGAAAATATCGATCAACTGGCAACAAGAATCGGCATGGATAATTTTCGGGAAGCGATTAAAAAAGGGGATCGTAACGCCTACAAAAGTCTCCCAGCAAAGGGTTACAAAAACGGTTTAACCGGCCTGCTGATTAAAACAGGGACTTATGTTAATCCTGAATATAGCTTTGCCGATTGCGACACCGATACCGTTATCGTTTCAGTACAGGAAAGAAAAACGCTTCCCGGTTGTCGGATTTCATTAAAGCTGGCGACTAAAGATGCTGACGGCAGTTATCACGATAATGGCATCCGCATTGAATATGGGATTACCACCGGTTCTAAAAAGTTTGTCGCCAATAATTCCGCATGGGCGCAACACGCCATTGCAGGTGACAAGGTTCTGGAAACCTCACTGAAGCGAGACGCCAACGACTCCGTTTGCACCATGTGGTCAACGCTGGCGAAGAATATGGCGACCGGGCGCGATGAACATACCCCAATGTCCGTGTACGACCAGCGATTTGAATCACTTAGAGGCAAACCAGGCATCTCGGAAGAGAACATTACATTCTCGCACCACTTAACCCATTATGTTTATCAGGATATGGCTGATAAATCCCCTCAGGAAGTGGAAGCCCTGGTTTATCAGACCTGTCAGGCAGGTATGTAATAGTTCATTTGCGATTCTGGCGACGAATGTCATGAATATTAAATCATTATTCAGTTTGTTTATTTTACTTAGCTCTCCCCTTGCTACTTTCGCAGCTAATACGGAAGAACTCAGTCAAAAGTTAGATGAAGGTTATCGTTACGCGTGTAACGCCACCCAAACAGGTGAAGCGGCTAGCGCATCCTATCAACTTGAAAACTATAGAATGCTATTCACGGGTACCCAGGCTGTGGTTGGTTTTAGCCAAATTATGCACGATGAGATAGACAGTATTGTGGCTGGTTTCTTTAAAAAGGGAATGATTCAAGGGAACACCAGCACTGCGGCATGCGAAACCCCGCAAGACCTGCTGGCAACAACGACACGAGCGGTTTATACCCGGCAAGTTAAATTAACGCTGGCGTCTAATTTTGATGATGTTCGCTTTAGCCAATATGCCACTGAGGCTTACCCAATATTTGATTCGATAATTGCGGCTAAAATTAGCGAAGAAGAAGCCAATAGCTCGATAAATAAGATTGCTAATAATGCAATCATTAACAATGAAGATGCTGTTGCCGTCAGTAATGCAACTAATGCCATGAAAGCCGTCGCTGAAGTTCTCGTATCCGTCAGAAACGATAAGGAGCTTGAGCAGTTCTTATCGGACTATATCAGGAAACACAAGTAACCAGGCCGAAGGATGCTGCAATTTTCGAATAATGAATGACCCCTTTGCAAGAGCATTGCGAGAGCCGTCGCGTGTATTGCGTGAAGATAAGATGAGAAATGAATAGTTGAGGGAAGATCTGGAGCGGGCGAAGGGAATCGAACCCTCGTATAGAGCTTGGGAAGCTCTCGTTCTACCATTGAACTACGCCCGCTTTGAGGTGCGTAAGGCATTATAGACCTTACGCTTGTTCGCACAAGCCTCAAGACAGCTAACCGGTGATTTATTAACCGCTTAGCATTTCGGTTTACTGCCCTGTGCCGGAAGGTAGCGCTGAGGATCGATAGCGGTAGCGCGGTAGCGAATCTGGAAATGCAGCGCGACCGTATTGGCTCCGGTGCTACCCATCGTCGCGATCTTCTGTCCGGCCTTCACGTTTTGTCCGTTGTTCACCAGCAGCGTATCGTTATGCGCATACGCGGTGATGTAGTCTTCGCCGTGTTTAATCATGATCAGGTTGCCGTAACCGCGCAATTGATCTCCCACGTAAACCACCTTGCCTGCACCCGATGCGTAAACGGGTGTGCCGCGTGCTGCTGCGATATCAATGCCTTTGTTACCCCCTTCTGAGGTGGAGTACGGTGCAATCACTTTACCGCTGGCAGGCCATACCCAGCAGCGTTGTCCGACCGGTGGCCATGACGATTGCGGCACCGCGTAAGACGGCGTCACTTTGGCCGTTTTGCCTTTGGATGAGGATTTTTTGCCTGACGAGCTGCTGCCATTGACCTTGAGCTTTTGCCCGATTTCAATGGTGTACGGCGGCGATATGCCGTTCATACGTGCCAGATCGCGCACGCTGGTGCCAGTCATGCGGGAAATTTTGGAGAGAGTATCCCCGCGCTGGACGGTATATACCGAGCCGCTGTAGCTTCCATCAGAGCCTGGTTTACTGCCCGAGCACCCTGCCAACATTAACGTTAGCATCAGGCAAAACAGGGCAATCAGGGGATTTCTTGTCAGGCTTCCTGCAAACAAAGCGGCTCCTCGGTCAGCGTAAATGGCGTCCTATGATAGCAGCCTGAAATCTGTTGCCAATCTTTGCTGTAAAGTCTCTTTGCGGCGCAGGGAGCCACCCCACCAGCCAAAGAGTGCGATATAATGTCACCATCCCGTCGTTCGGGTACTGGAGTCGGAATGAGCACACAAGAACACGTCATTTTGGTTAACGACCAGGGAGAGGTCATCGGCACTCAGGAAAAGTACGCCGCCCACACAACGCATACCCCGCTGCATCTGGCTTTCTCATCGTGGTTGTTTAACGCCCAGGGTGAATGCCTCGTCACCCGCCGCGCATTGAGTAAAAAAGCCTGGCCCGGCGTCTGGACCAACTCCGTCTGTGGTCACCCACAAACCGGCG
Above is a window of Lelliottia jeotgali DNA encoding:
- a CDS encoding YjdJ gives rise to the protein MNILEGHNKFYVNDAQGNQVAEIVFVPTGEHLSIIEHTDVDESLKGQGVGKKLVAKVVEKMRAENRKVIPLCPFAKHEFDKTREYDDIRA